In Gammaproteobacteria bacterium, the DNA window CATCCCAAGGCTGTATTTGTTGTTTCACCATGTTGAAACGAGCATGATCCAAATTAATATTAGGCATTGCCGATGTCTCCAGAGGGTAGGGGTGTTGGAGTCCGCCGCTAATGCTTAGTCGCCTATCTTCCCTGTTAGGCTCCAACGCATTGCAGCACGGTTCGCGCTTCAGGCGCTGGGTTGGTGCCGTCCGCCACGCGCATGACTTTCGGGCCTGCTGCCCGTAGCGATCATCTATTTTTTCAGGTCTTCTTGACAAAACTGCATACCCTAGACCCAAAAGTAATGGTAGCGCGAAGCCATCCAAATCGCAAAGCACCAACGGAGCGTACAATCAACATCTGCCGCCGACTGCCAGCTCCGCTGCACTACGCAATGGCTTGAATCGTTGGGGTTGCGTGTCATCCATGGCTCGATTCACTGTGGGAAAAATCTGAAACAGGTTTTTCTATTATCAAAAAACAGTCAAGCAGGATTTTAGTCATGCGTTTTCCGTTCAGTTATCCATGCTGCATATTTTTATTGAGTTTATTTTGTATCCCACTGACCGCCGGCAGCGCGCAAAACATCCAAAGTCTTGATTCTATAACCACCGCTGTAACTGCATTCCTCAGTACGTTGCGAGGCGAAAGTAAATCACCCCCCGTCATCAGCGTGGACTCACTGGATCCACGATTACGTCTTTCCATGTGTGATACCCCACTAGAGGTATCACTAGCACCCGGTGCCCGTTCAACTGGCAGAATGGTGGTCATGGTGCGTTGTTCCTCGCCCCGTCCATGGTCGGTATATGTTCCCGCAAAAATAGCGATGCCGGTGTTCGTCGTTGTCGCAGCTCGTCCCTTACTTAGAGATCAAGTAATAACCCCCGCTGATATTGCCGTTGAACAACGAGATTCCAGTGATCTTCCAGCGGGTTATTTGACGGATCCTAACCAAATCCTCGGCAAGTCACTCACCCGTCCGGCAGCAGCGGGATCGATTTTAATTCCGGGTCAGACCCGTAATCCGATAGTGATACGCCGAGGAGAGCGAGTTACTCTCTTGATACAGAGCACGGGACTGACAGTACGCAGCATGGGTGTGGCACTCGCAGATGCCGGTGCCGGGGATCGGATCTCAGTGCGCAATGAAAGCTCACGGCGGATAGTCGAAGGTATCGTGGAAAAAGCCGGCGTGGTAGTCATGGAGTGGTGATGAGCTTTATGTCTTTAAGACATTAGATTCCTAAAGATTTTCTCACCACTGCCGCTATTATCGACATAACTTTGGAGAAACTTTCATGACCATTGAGATCGCCAGCCCCCAAGCGGTAACAAAAAACGTCCCAATAAACAAAATCGCCACTCATAATCAAGGGGATCAACGTGATATCCAACGGGTTAATCAACAATCATCGGTTGCCGCTGCCCATGACGACCGCGTGATCCTGACAGCGGCGGCTGAACGTCTCCGCCAGGCAGAGGATAGTAGTGTGAAACAGCCTGTTGTTGATACTAAACGTGTGGAAAATATCCGAGAGCAAATTAATAATGGGACTTACCGCGTCAATGCTTCTCGTGTTGCGGACAAACTCTTTAACTTTGAATCTTCTCTAAATGGTGCCTCTCGGAAACATTGAGAAACAAAAATGGCTTTAGCTACTACTATTAAATAACAGGAGGGCGGCGCTTCCTCACCATGGCAGAAGCCAAGGTTTTCCGCGCCGTACATGCTGGATGAATCAGCCGTTGAACATGGATTTATTTCCTGGATTAGTTGAGCAATTATCTGCGCAAACAAGTATTGCGGAAGAACTTTTATCACTTTTGGAACAAGAGCCGACCGTGTTGGCGAGTCGTGATCATCACGACATTGTTGATCTATCTCGTCATAAACAATATCTCGCCGAAAAATTAGCGGAAGAAGAAAATAAACGGTGCCATTATTTAGAAACAGCAGGATTGCCAACGGATTTGTTGTTATTGGAAACCGCACTCAGGGAAGCTGGTGCCGAAACAGCAGCCACTGCTTGTCAAAATCTCAAGCAGTCGGCCGCCGCATGCGCCGAGCATAATCGCAATAATGGAATCTTGGTGGAAAATAGATTGCGTCACGTAGCGCGGGCATTGGAAATCG includes these proteins:
- a CDS encoding flagella synthesis protein FlgN encodes the protein MDLFPGLVEQLSAQTSIAEELLSLLEQEPTVLASRDHHDIVDLSRHKQYLAEKLAEEENKRCHYLETAGLPTDLLLLETALREAGAETAATACQNLKQSAAACAEHNRNNGILVENRLRHVARALEIVTGQSSETTEITYGAQSKRLGRGNGRSWAKV
- a CDS encoding negative regulator of flagellin synthesis FlgM, which produces MTIEIASPQAVTKNVPINKIATHNQGDQRDIQRVNQQSSVAAAHDDRVILTAAAERLRQAEDSSVKQPVVDTKRVENIREQINNGTYRVNASRVADKLFNFESSLNGASRKH
- a CDS encoding flagella basal body P-ring formation protein FlgA codes for the protein MRFPFSYPCCIFLLSLFCIPLTAGSAQNIQSLDSITTAVTAFLSTLRGESKSPPVISVDSLDPRLRLSMCDTPLEVSLAPGARSTGRMVVMVRCSSPRPWSVYVPAKIAMPVFVVVAARPLLRDQVITPADIAVEQRDSSDLPAGYLTDPNQILGKSLTRPAAAGSILIPGQTRNPIVIRRGERVTLLIQSTGLTVRSMGVALADAGAGDRISVRNESSRRIVEGIVEKAGVVVMEW